ATAAAGGATtcaacatgcaacaaaggtcctGGATTGATTCATTCTTTGGTTAACATACCAAAAAATAATGATCCTAACTTCTGCCAGAAAAGCTAATGCATTTACCACTTATTTCAACATCAAATCTGTGAATGAAGAGACAACCAAAGCTGAACCTCCACCTTATGAGACCATTCATTGTGGGCCTAATTAGGAAAGGTGTTTACTATATTGTGCCACTGTTGAGGGGCAGCCTTTTTATATAAGGCAAGTGTGGTTTAGAAAACAATCTATAGTGTCCCTAAATCCACTATAAATGTGTGGAGTGAAAGGCTGAAGTACAACACAACAATGCACTGATGCCAAACACTGAAAGCTCTGACATTCACCTACAGAGAGGTCAACTCAGCAGCACATCCGTACCTGAATTCCTTTATCCAGGTCTACAACCACTCTTACCCACTGCGCTCTACCAACAGAACATCATAAAGCAAAAGATCCCATGCAAACCTTTCAGCTCAGTGGCTCAGTGGGTGGAACACACTACCTACCTATGTTCACTCAGCAGCCTCAGTCCcagtattaaaaaaactgttcaaGATGGAAATCTTGAAGGTGCTGGGGGACAACCAAATGTAAGAGTGCTTTATTATGGGGACcccaaacatttaaaaacacttgttTAGACATCTGATAAGCAGAAATAGTTTGCAGGGGTGTGATGCACCATACTCTTCATCAGTAGGTAAAGGTGTAGGCTTCACGCTGCAGTGACACTCTTAACaagagaaataataaacagttGACATTTACTTTAAATGGAAAATTAGCTACTAAGAAATGATTCTGATTCGCTCACAGGGTGAGACTGATTAATAATATTGTCAACATTGAATAACATATCcttgatttcatttatttgttcatttctattttattgaaATAGAGGAAAAGGGCTGACAATAGATAAACAGGTAACTCAGGAGAAACTCTGTCCCTGCCACTAAGGAAGTTTTCACCAGAGAGTAAGAACGAGGAGGGAggtagagaaagaaaagagataaaGCAGTTACATGACGGAGTTTCAGGCACAAGGCTGACACAGCTCAGCAGTTTCTCGTCTTCCTCTTCTGATGATGGAACTCCTCGAGGaaactgaactctgctttccacaactacccaacacctcctgcaggatAGCTACAAGCTCTCACTCTGTGACCCTCCTCACTTACACTCTgctgtcttttatttctgtgctcactgtgactctcaacctgctggtcatcatctccatctcccacttcaagtagtGAAATAGTTTATCAAtttataacaaaatgctgtttctaAATAATGTTTATCTGTTGTTATTCAGAATGATGTTAGAAGTAATCAAAGGTTTATTTCTGGCcttctccaggcagctccacactcccaccaacctcctcctcctctctctggctgtttcAGATTTCTTCATTGGCCTCCTCATGCTCTTTCAGATGATGACGATAAGTGGCTGCTGGCTCCTcggtgacctcatgtgttcACTGTATTATGTTATGGCCTGTATTTCGACATCTGCCTCAATAGGAAACATGGTTCTCATTTCCATTGACcgctatgtggctatttgtTACCCTCTGCACTACCCCTCTAAAGTTACTCAAAAAAGGGTTCAggtctgtatttgtttgtgttggacATGTTCAGCTCTGAGTAACAGCCTCCTGCAGAAGGACAGCCTGGAACGCCCGGGCAGGTACACCTCCTGCTATGgagattgtgtgtttgttgttgattaCATTTCTGGACGTGTTGATCTGTTCTTGTCCTTAATCGGTCCGGTCACGATCATcgtagttctgtatatgagagtgttcTTGGaggctgtgactcaggctcgagccatgaggtctcacacTGTGACAGTCTCACctaaaaaatctgaactgaaagcagccaggaccCTCggtgttgttattgttgtgtttctactgtgtctCTGCCCATATTTTAGTGCCACTCTTACAGGACAGGACGCTTTGTTCAACACTTCATTTTCTGCCTTTTCAatatgtttgttgtattttaattctTGTTTAAACCCGATGATATACGCCCTCttttacccctggttcagaaaatctaTTAAACTAATTGTTACACTTCAGATCCTGCAGCCCGGCTCCTGTGAGGTGAACATCACATAGAGTCCAGAGCCACATGAAATCTTCCAACAGATgaacaacatttaatgtttcttcattttcaaTGGTGAGaaattatttctttacattaatGTCAGTGATTTACTTAATATAACTATGTGAGAAAACTGAGAACAGTATGCCTTCAGGTGTTATGATATAGAGTATTGCCTGTAAAACCAGCATTTTGCATTAACAGTTTATTGCTGTGAAAGTGTATATTGTAGTACAAACATTTAATATcatatgatataatatatattgcATGCATTAGGGCAAATAGAAATTTTAACAAGCCAGTaataacaaagagaaaatattgttgaaacttataaaaataaacatttattggatttttttaacttaacatagTTACTGACTCGTCctggaaattattatttttttatgtttaataatgttGCAGACGTCAGCCTACTACTGGCACACGTCACAACACAGAGGAGATTCACAGGATTTCTCATAAATCTCAGGAGACCTAAGAAACCTTTATTACCCACACAGGATATTTTGACATGTCACATAAAGGACGGGTGtaaatcaaattattaatttagaTGCTGTCACATGTGGTAGCAGTACACACACtcaataataatactaatacctAATACCAAAATAAGCACTCCACTACAGAGGGAAGCACATACTCTCAAGATTTAA
This Anabas testudineus chromosome 21, fAnaTes1.2, whole genome shotgun sequence DNA region includes the following protein-coding sequences:
- the LOC113173373 gene encoding trace amine-associated receptor 13c-like → MMELLEETELCFPQLPNTSCRIATSSHSVTLLTYTLLSFISVLTVTLNLLVIISISHFKQLHTPTNLLLLSLAVSDFFIGLLMLFQMMTISGCWLLGDLMCSLYYVMACISTSASIGNMVLISIDRYVAICYPLHYPSKVTQKRVQVCICLCWTCSALSNSLLQKDSLERPGRYTSCYGDCVFVVDYISGRVDLFLSLIGPVTIIVVLYMRVFLEAVTQARAMRSHTVTVSPKKSELKAARTLGVVIVVFLLCLCPYFSATLTGQDALFNTSFSAFSICLLYFNSCLNPMIYALFYPWFRKSIKLIVTLQILQPGSCEVNIT